The Pseudomonas allokribbensis genome has a window encoding:
- a CDS encoding heavy metal response regulator transcription factor, with protein MRVLIIEDEEKTADYLHRGLTEQGYTVDLARDGIEGLHLALESDYAVIVLDVMLPGLDGFGVLRALRARKQTPVIMLTARERVEDRIRGLRDGADDYLGKPFSFLELVARLQALTRRSGGHEPVQVSIADLWIDLISRKATRAGTRLDLTAKEFSLLSVLARRQGEILSKTAIAEMVWDINFDSDANVVEVAIKRLRAKLDGPFDEKLLHTIRGMGYVLESRGVQ; from the coding sequence ATGCGCGTTCTGATTATCGAAGACGAAGAGAAAACCGCGGACTATCTGCACCGCGGCCTGACGGAACAGGGTTACACCGTGGATCTGGCCCGCGACGGCATCGAGGGCCTGCACCTGGCGCTGGAAAGCGACTACGCGGTGATCGTCCTCGACGTGATGCTGCCGGGCCTCGACGGCTTTGGCGTACTGCGCGCGTTGCGTGCGCGCAAACAGACGCCAGTGATCATGCTCACCGCCCGTGAACGTGTCGAAGACCGGATCCGTGGTTTGCGCGACGGTGCCGACGATTACCTCGGCAAACCGTTTTCCTTCCTCGAACTGGTGGCGCGTCTGCAAGCGCTGACCCGGCGCAGTGGCGGCCATGAACCGGTGCAAGTGAGCATCGCCGACCTGTGGATAGATTTGATCAGCCGCAAGGCCACCCGCGCCGGCACGCGACTGGACCTGACCGCCAAGGAGTTTTCGCTGCTCAGCGTTTTAGCCCGGCGTCAGGGTGAGATCCTGTCGAAAACCGCGATTGCGGAAATGGTCTGGGACATCAATTTCGACAGCGACGCCAACGTTGTCGAAGTCGCGATCAAGCGTCTGCGGGCCAAGCTCGACGGGCCGTTCGACGAGAAACTGCTGCACACCATCCGTGGCATGGGTTATGTGCTGGAGAGCCGTGGTGTCCAGTAA
- a CDS encoding multidrug efflux RND transporter permease subunit: MKQHKGVSTWCIDHPVATILLTIALVLVGVIAFPRLPIAPLPEAEFPTIQVSAQLPGASPDTMASSVATPLEVQFSAIPGMTQMTSSSALGSSLLTLQFTLDKSIDTAAQEVQAAINTAAGKLPKDMPTLPTWKKVNPADSPVLILSVSSTQMPGTELSDLVETLLSRQISQIDGVGQINITGQQRPAIRVQASADKLAAIGLTLADIRLAIQQTSLNLAKGALYGESSISTLSTNDQLFHPEEYSQLIVSYKDGAPVHLKDVAKVVNGSEDAYVQAWAGDQPGVNLVISRQPGANIVETVDRIQAALPGLEAMLPASVQVKVLIDRTQTIRASLHEVEITLLIAILLVVAVMALFLRQLSATMIVSAVLGVSLTASFALMYLLGFSLNNLTLVAIVVAVGFVVDDAIVVVENIHRHLEAGDSMREAAVKGAGEIGFTVVSISFSLVAAFIPLLFMGGVVGRLFKEFALTATSTIMISVVVSLTLAPTLAALFMRKPVHHAHDKPGFSERLLGWYEKGLRRALAHQKLMIAVFGVSVAMAIGGYIFIPKGFFPVQDTGFVLGTTEAAADISYSDMVKKHLAMAEIVAADPAVQAFSHSVGVSGSNQTIANGRFWIALKKRGDRDVSASQFIDRIRPQLMKVPGIVLYLRAGQDINLSSGPSRAQYQYVLKSNDGPTLATWTQKLTEKLRSNPAFRDISNDLQLGGSITHISIDRSAAARFGLTASDVDEALYDAFGQRQINEFQTQVNQYNVILELDTAQRGKAESLNYFYLRSPLSGEMVPLSALARFDAPTIGPLSIAHDGMFPAANLSFNLAPGVALGDAVILLNQAKAEIGMPTAISGNFQGAAQAFQSSLASQPWLILAALVAVYIILGVLYESFVHPLTIISTLPAAGLGAVIMLWICGQDFSIMALIGLVLLIGIVKKNGILMIDFALEAQRHRGLSPQDAIFEACITRFRPIIMTTLAALLGALPLMLGYGTGAELRQPLGIAVVGGLLVSQMLTLFTTPVIYLWLERLFHKPKPAPVAALATTD; this comes from the coding sequence ATGAAGCAGCACAAAGGCGTTTCGACCTGGTGCATCGATCACCCGGTGGCGACGATTCTGCTGACCATCGCGCTGGTGCTGGTCGGGGTGATTGCCTTCCCGCGCCTGCCGATTGCCCCGCTGCCGGAAGCGGAATTTCCGACGATCCAGGTCTCCGCGCAACTGCCCGGCGCCAGCCCGGACACCATGGCGTCGTCCGTGGCCACGCCGCTGGAGGTGCAATTCAGTGCCATCCCCGGCATGACCCAGATGACCTCCAGCAGTGCGCTGGGCTCCAGTCTGCTGACCCTGCAATTCACCCTCGACAAGAGCATCGACACCGCCGCCCAGGAAGTGCAGGCCGCGATCAACACCGCCGCCGGCAAACTGCCGAAAGACATGCCGACCCTGCCGACCTGGAAGAAGGTCAACCCGGCCGACAGCCCGGTACTGATCCTCAGCGTCAGCTCGACCCAGATGCCCGGTACCGAACTCAGTGATCTGGTGGAAACCCTGCTGTCGCGTCAGATCAGCCAGATCGACGGTGTAGGCCAGATCAACATTACCGGTCAGCAACGTCCGGCGATTCGTGTACAGGCTTCGGCGGACAAACTGGCCGCCATCGGCCTGACCCTCGCCGACATTCGTCTGGCGATCCAGCAGACCAGCCTCAACCTCGCCAAAGGTGCGCTGTACGGCGAGTCGAGCATTTCCACGCTGTCGACCAACGACCAGTTGTTCCACCCTGAGGAATACAGCCAGCTCATCGTTTCCTACAAGGATGGCGCCCCGGTTCACCTGAAAGATGTCGCCAAAGTCGTCAACGGTTCGGAAGATGCCTACGTGCAAGCGTGGGCCGGCGATCAACCGGGGGTGAACCTGGTGATCTCCCGCCAGCCGGGGGCCAACATCGTCGAAACCGTGGATCGTATTCAAGCCGCCCTGCCCGGCCTCGAAGCCATGCTGCCGGCCTCGGTGCAGGTCAAAGTGCTGATCGACCGCACCCAGACCATTCGCGCCTCCCTGCATGAAGTGGAAATCACCCTGCTGATCGCGATCCTGCTGGTGGTGGCGGTGATGGCGCTGTTCCTGCGCCAATTGTCGGCAACGATGATTGTCTCGGCGGTGCTCGGCGTATCGCTGACCGCCAGTTTCGCCTTGATGTATTTACTCGGTTTCAGCCTGAACAACCTGACGCTGGTTGCGATTGTGGTGGCGGTGGGGTTTGTGGTCGACGATGCGATCGTCGTGGTGGAGAACATTCACCGTCATCTGGAAGCCGGCGACAGCATGCGCGAAGCAGCGGTCAAGGGCGCCGGCGAGATCGGATTCACCGTGGTCTCGATCAGTTTCTCGCTGGTGGCCGCGTTCATTCCGCTGCTGTTCATGGGCGGCGTGGTCGGGCGCCTGTTCAAGGAATTTGCCCTGACGGCGACCTCGACCATCATGATTTCCGTGGTGGTGTCGTTGACGTTGGCGCCAACGCTCGCAGCGCTGTTCATGCGCAAACCGGTGCATCACGCCCATGACAAACCGGGGTTCAGCGAGCGCCTGCTCGGCTGGTACGAAAAAGGCCTGCGCCGCGCCCTCGCCCACCAGAAACTGATGATCGCGGTGTTCGGTGTTTCTGTAGCGATGGCCATCGGTGGTTACATCTTTATCCCCAAAGGGTTCTTCCCGGTGCAGGACACCGGCTTCGTCCTCGGTACGACGGAAGCCGCCGCGGACATTTCCTACAGCGACATGGTGAAAAAACACCTGGCGATGGCCGAAATCGTCGCCGCCGACCCGGCCGTCCAGGCGTTTTCCCATTCGGTGGGTGTGTCCGGCAGCAACCAGACCATCGCCAACGGCCGCTTCTGGATTGCTCTGAAAAAACGCGGTGATCGCGACGTTTCGGCCAGCCAGTTCATCGACCGCATCCGTCCGCAACTGATGAAAGTCCCCGGCATCGTGCTTTACCTGCGCGCCGGCCAGGACATCAACCTCAGCTCCGGTCCGAGCCGTGCGCAGTATCAATACGTGCTCAAGAGCAACGACGGGCCGACCCTCGCCACCTGGACCCAGAAACTCACCGAAAAGCTGCGCAGCAACCCGGCGTTCCGTGACATTTCCAACGACCTGCAACTGGGCGGCAGCATCACCCACATCAGCATCGACCGCAGCGCCGCCGCGCGTTTCGGTCTGACGGCGAGTGATGTCGACGAGGCGCTGTACGACGCCTTCGGCCAGCGACAGATCAACGAGTTCCAGACCCAGGTCAACCAGTACAACGTGATCCTGGAACTGGACACCGCACAGCGCGGCAAAGCCGAAAGCCTCAACTATTTCTACCTGCGCTCGCCGCTGAGCGGGGAGATGGTGCCGCTGTCGGCGCTGGCCCGATTCGACGCACCGACCATCGGCCCGCTATCAATTGCCCACGACGGCATGTTCCCGGCCGCCAACCTGTCGTTCAACCTGGCGCCCGGCGTGGCGTTGGGTGACGCGGTGATCCTGCTCAATCAGGCCAAGGCCGAGATCGGCATGCCGACCGCGATCAGCGGCAACTTCCAGGGCGCGGCGCAGGCGTTCCAGAGTTCGCTGGCCAGCCAGCCGTGGCTGATTCTGGCGGCGCTGGTGGCGGTGTACATCATCCTTGGTGTGCTTTATGAAAGCTTCGTCCACCCGCTGACGATCATCTCGACCTTGCCGGCGGCGGGTCTCGGTGCGGTGATCATGCTGTGGATCTGCGGCCAGGACTTTTCGATCATGGCGCTGATCGGGCTGGTGCTGCTGATCGGTATCGTCAAGAAGAACGGCATCCTGATGATCGACTTCGCCCTGGAAGCGCAACGCCATCGCGGGCTGTCGCCGCAGGATGCGATTTTCGAGGCGTGTATCACGCGGTTCCGGCCGATCATCATGACCACCCTCGCCGCCCTGCTCGGCGCCCTGCCGCTGATGCTCGGCTACGGCACCGGCGCCGAACTGCGCCAACCGCTGGGGATCGCGGTCGTGGGCGGCCTGCTGGTCAGCCAGATGCTGACGCTGTTCACCACACCGGTCATATACTTGTGGCTTGAGCGGCTGTTCCACAAGCCCAAACCAGCGCCCGTCGCGGCGCTGGCAACGACAGACTGA
- a CDS encoding heavy metal sensor histidine kinase, with the protein MSSNSIALRLSGMFTLVALLVFLLIGGALYQQVDKGLGLLPEAELDARYSVLESALNRFGTPEHWVKINAKLNLLGEEDKRIRFWVVSGDPGYEYGQPDAMIRAFAQGPLGMRDLQLPNHDYPLKVLLTELPAKDQRPPLRFMISIDTETFHQTQHNLLIALIGLAIVGVLMASALGYWVARIGLKPLIKLSHEAQRLAPPLRAGRLRLSPLPPELEQFVDSFNSTLERVEQAWSRLESFNADVAHELRSPLTNLIGQTQVALTRGRSAEHYFEVLQSNLEELERLRSIINDMLFLASADQGSKATKLTSTSLADEVATTLEYLDFILEDAQVEVRVSGDAQVQIEIAHLRRALINLLSNAVQHTAPGQVIEVQITVEEHQVSIGVANPGSPIASEHLPRLFERFYRVDASRSNSGNNHGLGLAIVKAIALMHGGDVFVRSDRGMNTFGIHLPV; encoded by the coding sequence GTGTCCAGTAATTCGATTGCGCTGCGCCTGAGCGGAATGTTCACGCTGGTGGCGCTGCTGGTGTTTCTGTTGATCGGCGGCGCGCTGTATCAGCAGGTGGACAAGGGCTTGGGGTTGCTGCCGGAAGCCGAGCTGGACGCGCGTTATAGTGTACTGGAGTCGGCACTCAACCGATTCGGCACTCCCGAACATTGGGTGAAGATCAACGCCAAACTGAACTTGCTCGGCGAAGAAGACAAACGCATCCGCTTCTGGGTGGTGAGCGGTGACCCGGGTTATGAATATGGCCAGCCGGACGCCATGATCCGCGCCTTTGCCCAAGGCCCCCTGGGCATGCGCGACCTGCAACTGCCCAACCATGATTACCCGCTGAAAGTGCTGCTGACCGAACTGCCGGCCAAGGACCAACGCCCGCCCCTGCGGTTCATGATCAGCATCGACACCGAGACCTTTCACCAGACCCAGCACAACCTTCTTATCGCCTTGATCGGCCTGGCGATTGTCGGCGTGTTGATGGCCTCTGCATTGGGTTACTGGGTGGCGCGGATCGGCCTCAAGCCACTGATCAAGCTGTCCCACGAGGCGCAACGCCTGGCACCGCCGCTGCGGGCCGGACGCCTGCGTCTGTCGCCGTTGCCACCGGAACTGGAACAGTTTGTCGACTCGTTCAACTCGACACTGGAGCGGGTTGAACAAGCCTGGTCACGGTTGGAATCGTTCAACGCTGACGTGGCCCATGAGCTGCGCTCACCGCTGACCAACCTGATCGGCCAGACCCAGGTTGCCCTCACTCGCGGGCGTTCTGCCGAACATTATTTCGAAGTGCTGCAATCCAACCTCGAAGAGCTGGAACGCCTGCGCTCGATCATCAACGACATGCTGTTTCTGGCCAGTGCCGACCAGGGCAGCAAGGCCACCAAACTGACCTCGACGTCACTCGCCGATGAAGTGGCGACCACCCTCGAATACCTCGATTTCATCCTCGAAGATGCACAGGTCGAAGTACGAGTGAGCGGCGACGCGCAGGTGCAGATCGAGATCGCTCATTTGCGCCGGGCGTTGATCAATCTGCTGAGCAACGCAGTGCAACACACCGCGCCAGGACAGGTGATCGAAGTGCAGATCACGGTCGAGGAACATCAGGTCAGCATCGGCGTGGCCAACCCTGGCTCACCGATTGCCAGCGAGCATTTGCCGCGCTTGTTCGAACGCTTCTACCGGGTCGATGCGTCGCGCAGCAACAGCGGCAACAACCATGGTCTGGGGCTGGCGATCGTCAAGGCGATTGCGCTGATGCATGGCGGGGATGTGTTTGTGCGCAGTGATCGCGGAATGAACACTTTTGGCATTCACCTCCCGGTCTGA